A single region of the Plantactinospora soyae genome encodes:
- a CDS encoding YciI family protein has translation MTRYLVSFNDGAMDHIPDADWPDVGKASHAVIQEAVDAGVFVFGGGLERQRASVVATDGMVTDGPYPETKEVIGGFVVVDVASREEALTWAAKIAGACRCAQEVRELMPDPETDAMLRRADR, from the coding sequence ATGACGCGGTACTTGGTCTCGTTCAACGACGGCGCGATGGACCACATCCCCGACGCGGATTGGCCCGACGTGGGCAAGGCCTCGCATGCGGTGATCCAGGAGGCCGTGGACGCCGGCGTGTTTGTCTTCGGCGGTGGACTCGAACGCCAGAGGGCGAGCGTCGTGGCCACGGACGGGATGGTCACCGACGGCCCTTACCCGGAGACCAAGGAGGTCATTGGCGGGTTCGTGGTCGTCGACGTGGCCTCACGCGAGGAGGCGCTGACCTGGGCTGCCAAGATTGCCGGCGCTTGCCGCTGCGCGCAGGAGGTTCGGGAGCTCATGCCCGATCCCGAGACAGACGCGATGCTTCGCCGGGCTGACAGGTGA
- a CDS encoding TIGR03089 family protein, whose protein sequence is MDTLITYYDDATGERAALTAGELGKWAAATAALLTDGCGLGPGRQAGVLLPPHWQTAAVLLGVWAAGVEVSFRGWSTAGLAPAGDPLDVTFVERRRVGSWLDEVPSARYQFVLGLEPGGAPVAQVPEGYQDYARAVRSYLGAAPPDTSIDIQGRATVDGTTYGQYGAFAVDIAQMRGIGPGDRVLIDAAASEEPRIWLAPLFAGASLVLCANLDRSRLDERIIAERVTRTL, encoded by the coding sequence GTGGACACGTTGATCACCTACTACGACGACGCCACGGGCGAACGGGCCGCGCTGACGGCAGGCGAACTGGGAAAGTGGGCGGCAGCAACGGCAGCCCTGCTCACCGACGGGTGCGGGCTCGGTCCGGGACGGCAGGCCGGCGTGCTGCTTCCGCCGCACTGGCAAACGGCGGCCGTACTGCTGGGTGTCTGGGCTGCCGGGGTGGAGGTCTCGTTCCGCGGGTGGTCGACCGCGGGTCTGGCCCCGGCCGGCGATCCGCTTGACGTGACATTCGTCGAACGACGGCGGGTGGGCAGTTGGCTGGACGAGGTGCCGTCGGCGCGGTATCAGTTCGTCCTGGGCCTTGAGCCCGGCGGCGCGCCGGTGGCGCAGGTTCCGGAGGGCTACCAGGATTACGCTCGTGCCGTCCGTTCCTACCTGGGCGCAGCGCCTCCGGACACCTCGATCGACATACAGGGCCGGGCAACGGTCGACGGAACCACCTACGGCCAGTACGGCGCGTTCGCCGTCGACATTGCGCAGATGCGCGGTATCGGTCCCGGTGACCGGGTGCTGATCGACGCGGCGGCCAGCGAGGAACCACGGATCTGGCTCGCCCCCTTGTTTGCCGGCGCCTCCCTCGTGCTGTGCGCGAACCTGGACCGATCGAGGCTCGACGAACGGATCATCGCCGAACGCGTCACGCGGACGCTGTGA
- a CDS encoding NAD(P)-dependent oxidoreductase: MPPGGTNTHGYLDITRTRQDTGYQPVYDTEQAAADYISWLRAGNER, from the coding sequence TTGCCGCCGGGCGGGACCAACACCCACGGCTACCTCGACATCACACGTACCCGGCAGGACACCGGATACCAACCCGTATATGACACCGAGCAGGCCGCCGCCGACTACATCTCCTGGCTACGCGCGGGCAACGAACGCTGA
- a CDS encoding phosphotransferase enzyme family protein: MQRLRAIDGAYGIIHADLHRGNTNIDGDGRFVTFDFDHCGFGLRAYDLVALYRGPDSPEEDRERWAAVLAGYQQVRPLSQSEVAGFPELAACRAVWDIGDWLGAADRTADAWVTEAVIAKLLADVRKAESDPSPPAARRGDIGAISPTRRLQPT, encoded by the coding sequence ATCCAGCGGCTCCGAGCGATCGACGGCGCGTACGGGATCATCCATGCAGACCTGCACCGGGGCAACACCAACATCGACGGCGACGGACGGTTCGTCACGTTCGACTTCGACCACTGCGGGTTCGGGTTACGCGCGTACGACCTGGTCGCTCTCTATCGCGGGCCCGACTCGCCGGAGGAGGATCGCGAACGCTGGGCAGCGGTCCTCGCCGGCTACCAGCAGGTCCGTCCGCTGAGCCAGAGCGAGGTGGCCGGCTTCCCCGAACTGGCTGCCTGCCGGGCGGTGTGGGACATCGGTGATTGGCTGGGTGCCGCCGACCGTACCGCCGACGCCTGGGTGACCGAAGCGGTGATCGCCAAGCTGCTGGCGGACGTCCGCAAAGCGGAATCCGATCCGTCCCCCCCGGCCGCCCGCCGAGGGGACATTGGAGCGATATCCCCCACACGTCGACTCCAGCCCACGTGA
- a CDS encoding DUF1905 domain-containing protein, whose protein sequence is MECEFEGVVWEWRGPSPYHFVTVPPESADVVRQLASAATYGWGMVPVEVWLGRSRWRTSLFPKDGGYVLPLRDSVRRREEIALHDIVHVRLMVLAG, encoded by the coding sequence ATGGAGTGCGAGTTCGAGGGCGTGGTGTGGGAATGGCGAGGGCCGTCCCCGTACCATTTCGTGACGGTGCCGCCCGAGTCCGCCGACGTCGTACGCCAGTTGGCATCGGCGGCCACGTACGGCTGGGGCATGGTGCCCGTCGAGGTGTGGCTCGGACGGAGCCGCTGGCGGACCTCGTTGTTCCCGAAGGACGGCGGCTACGTACTGCCACTGCGGGACTCGGTGCGCAGGAGAGAGGAAATCGCCCTCCACGACATCGTGCACGTCCGCCTGATGGTGCTCGCGGGATAG